ACCAGGATGAGCCCACACACGACGACCGCGAGCGCCACCTCCGCCCGGTGGGGCACCTGGAACCGCGGATGCACAGCGGCCAGCGGGCGGGGCAGGTCGTCGTTGCGCGCCATCGCGAGGCTCGTCCGGCCCACACCGGCGATCAGGGCGAGCAGGGATCCCAGCGCGGCCAACGCCGCCCCGACGCGGACCACGGGCGCGGCCCACGCCCAGCCGCCCGCCGTCGCGACGTCGGCGAGGGGAGCCGGCGCCCCGGCCAGGCGCTCCGGTCCCAGCACCGCCAACGCCACGACGGCGACCGTCGAGTAGACCACGAGGGCGAGTCCCAGCGAGATGCCGATGGCGCGGGGAATGGTGCGCTGCGGGTCGCGCACCTCCTCCCCCAACGTCGCGATGCGGGCGTAGCCGGCGAAGGCGAAGAACAGCAGCCCGGCCGACTGCAGCACCCGTACCAGCCGCCCGTCGCGCCGCCAGCACCCAGGTTTGCGGGGTCGCCGACGCCAGAGGCCACCCCGGCGACCACGACGAGTCCCAGGACGGACAACACCGCCACCACGATGATCCTGGCCGCAGCCGCCGTGCGGGTCACGCCGACATAGTTGACGCCCGCCAAGGCGAGGACCGCGGCCATCGCGGTCGGCTTCTCCCAGCCAGGCGGTGCCACGTAGACGGCGAGTGTGAGCGCCATCGCAGCACAGCTGGCGGTCTTCCCGACCACGAACGACCAGCCGGCGAGGTAGCCGGGCCAGGCACCGAGACGCTCCCGGCCGTAGACGTAGGTTCCGCCCGAGGTCGGATACTGGGCGGCGAGCTGGGCCGACGAGGTGGCGTTGCCCCAGGCGACGACGGCGGCGATGGCCAGCCCGACGAGGAGTCCCGAGCCTGCCGCGGCTGCCGCGGGTGTGAACGCCGCGAACACCCCGGCGCCGATCATTGATCCGAGGCCGATCGCGATGGCGTCGCGTTGGCCGAGCCGGCGCGCCAGTGGGGTCGGATCCGACACGTTGCCCCCGCCGGTCGCCCACTCATCGCGGGACTCGGCGAGTCCGGTGGCGACCTAGGCAAGGAGCCTACGAGGCGTGCCAACAGGGACGGGCCCGTCCCATAACCTGGGCAGGCAGTGGGCACCGTCGCGAGCCGCACCGCGGCACAGTCACGCCGTCACGCGTCGGTGGCCTCGCCGGGGTAGGTAATCGTCAGGCCGGAGACGACGGCGAACGAGGTCAGGTGCTCAAGCCTCGGTGGGCCCGGGCCGATGATGTCCAAGACCTCGAGGCCGCGCACCAGGAGCGCATCCCCCACGAGCGAACGGTGGCAGCGCCACGGCACCGCCTCCGCGCACATGATGGCTGTGGGTGCCTTTTCCGCCAGCGCGACAAGTTCGTCGACTCCGGCCGCGAAACCATCTGTCTGCATGTAGTCGGCATAGCTGCGGAACGAGGCGTTGCGCCAGCCCGCGTTGAGCGAGTCCTGACGTGAGGACCGCAGACCGCCCAGCTTCGCCAGGTAGCTGTAGCGGATCGACGCTTCTGCGAGGGAGCCGGGCAGCTGGTCCTGGCCGAACTGGGGATTGTGACGCGAGCGTGGGATGGTGCGGATGTCTACCAGCTGCCGCACCCCCTGGGCATGGAGCAGCTCGACGAACTCGCCGATCGTTCTGGTCGAATGCCCGATGGTGAACACGGTGGTCACGGTCGTCATCCCCCGGGCTACCAAACTACGCCGCACACGGGATCACTGGACACGGCTGGCAACCATGCCGGTGTCCAGTGCTCCTCCACGGCCTGCGCTGGCTGGACTGCATGTGGTGAGTCTATGCAATGCCGGTTCCACCTGACCCCACTTCGTCTACCCGGCTGCCTGCCGGGAAGCTGAGTTGGAGACCCCGTAGCTGATAGCCCTCGATCAGTTGAACCCATGTGAGGGTCGGCGCCTGGGCCACCTCGGGTCGCAGCGACAGCAGCCTGCTCAGGAGTGCATCGGTCTCCCACAACGCCAGCGGCTGGCCGGGGCAACGGTGGGCACCGTCGCCGAAGGTCAGCGCAGCGGCGTTGACCCCGGACTCCATCGGGCGTCCCGGGCGCAGTTGCAGCGGCTGCGGCCCCACCGACTCCTCGTCGGCGTTCGTCTGGCGGATGCAGAGGTCGACGAGGCTGCCCTCGGGGATCGTCCAGCGCTGCCCATCCTCGGCCACCTCTATCGGTTCGCCCGCGCGCCGGTAGAGATGACCGACGACCGGCTCCAGCCGTGCGATCTCGTTCAGGATGGCGAAGCGTTCCTTCTGACCGGCCACGAGGTAGCGCTCCGCGAGCGGCGCGTTCTGCAGCAGGTGCCACGTGCACATGACGATGAACTCGCGCGTCGTCACCATCCCGGCGGTGCCGTAGGTGACGCATTCCACGAGGATGTCGGTGTCCGTGTAGCCCTGATCGAGCAGGTGACTGATCACATCCTCGCGACGGCGCCGTCGACGTTCCCGGATCGCGGGGCGCACATCGGCCAGGTAGAACCGCCCGATGGGAATCAGGGCATCCCACGCGGCCCTCGCCCACATCACCCGGGTCCGGCCGAAGTCAGGGCGGGTCACATCGACGGGAGGCTGGTTGAGGAAGCTGACGAGGCGGCGTGCCATCCGCGGCACCGATGAGTGAGTCAGCCCGACCACCTGCGCCGTCACTTCGACACTGAAGAGGAGCGCCAGCTCTTCCAGCCGGCAGGTGCCCTGGCGCACCGCGTCCGCGAGGAGCCGATCCGCGCAGTCGGCCATCTGGTCGGCGTACCGGTCTCCCACCACCGCAGGTGCGAAGAACCGCGCGACTTTGGCACGCTGCTCGTCGTGCAGCGGCCCGTCAGAGACAAGGATGGGATGGTGCCTCAGGAATCCCCTGGGGATCGCCTCGGCCGTGAATCCTGCCTGCGTCGTCGCGTGCCGGGCCCGCAGAACCTGGCGGGCCACCGATAGTGAACGGATCCGCCACACCGCCTCCCCCGGCTCCACCCGTGGGGTATCGGGCTCGCCTGCGCGCACTGCGCGGCGCTGCGTCGATTCCCCGGTCACGGCTCCCCCAGCCTCTTCGCGACTTCCCGCGCAGCAGGCGCGACCTTGTGCCCCAGGCGTAGGCACCACGGCGGCGCGAGATCCTGGAACCGGCCCCCGACGGCGAGCGGGACCTGCGGGTGGTCGGCGCGGAGCTGTTCCGCGAGCACCGTCATCCGCCGGAGGTCGGCGCGTCGGGGAACCGCAGCGACATTCAGCACGGCCCCGCTCGCCGCGACCGCCTCGGACCATGCCCCGGTAGGAACGTCGGCGCCGAGGTAGAGCGTGGCCACGCCGGCCCGGCGAAGGGCGACCGCGAAGGCCAACAGACCTAGCTCGTGGTCGACGCCCGAAGGTGCCCCGACGATCACCGGCGGCAGTGCGGGGTTCGCACCGACGGCGTCGAACGCCGTTGCGAGGCGTCGCATGACGATGTTGGCGACGAGATGCTCACCGGCTTCGGAGATCTGCCCGTCGGCCCAGGCGGATCCGATGCGCACCATGGCTGGCAGCAGCCAGTCGTCGGCCATCGACTCGAAGCTGCGGGAATCGAACTGGGCCGTGACGATGCGGGAAGCCGCCGACGCATCCAGTCGACCAGCGGCCTCAATGAGCTGCTGCGTCGCGTCCGGAGCGGCGGGAGGGGTCGACGGGCCCGGGGCACTGACCACGCCTGCCGCGTCACTGGGAGACATGCCGCCCGCCACCAGATCACGCATCGTCCGGATCCTCACGAGTGTGTCATCACCGTAGGTGCGATAGCCGCCCGGGGTGCGCATCGGCTTGAAGGCACCGTAGCGCCGCTCCCACGCGCGCAGCGTGTGCGTGGGAACACCCGTGATCCGGGCCGCCTGTCCGATCGTCAACATCGGCAGAAGTCTAGGGCCCGGACGCCACCCAGACCAGGAGACACGTGATTTCTGTCTAAGGTTTTTTGCTATGTTGTTCAAGGTTGCACCGTGGTGCAGTACCGTGACGTTCACAGTTCGACGAATTCTCAGGAGGAAGCCTTGTCAACGACATCCCTCTGGCGGCCAGCCGTCATCACCGCCTCGGCCGTGGTCATGGGCATCGGCACCCTTGCCGGGTTCGGACTGCTCGGCACGCGCGTCGAGGATTCCTCCGGCGGCGCCTTCTCCGCCGATGCGACCCTCCTGACCCGGCCGGTCCGGCGTTCTCGATCTGGTCGCTCATCTATGTGGGGCTCATCGCCTTCGTCATCTGGCAGTGGTTCCACCCCGGCTCGGAGCGGGCCACCCGCATCACGTGGCTCACCGCCGCCTCGATGATCCTGAACGCCATATGGCTCGGCGTCACCCAGGTGGGCTGGCTGTGGCCGAGCGTCGTGGTGATCCTGACGCTCGCCGTCGTCCTCGGCCTTCTGCTCCGCTGTCTCGGTGAGTCAAGGCCCACCTCCACCCTGGAGGCGGTGGTCGTCGACGGCACGTTCGGCGTCTACCTCGGCTGGGTGGCCGTCGCGAGCGTGGCCAACGTCACCGCGGTGCTCGTCGCCAGCGGCGTCGATCCGGGCGAGGGGGTCGCGACGGTGCTCGCCGTCGTTGTCCTCGCCGTCGCCGTCGCGCTGGGGGCTGTGTTCGCCTTGGCGCTGGCCGCCCGCTGGACCGTGGCGGCGGCCATGGCGTGGGCGCTCGCCTGGATCGCGGTCGGACGGCTGACGAGCGGGCCGGCTTCGGTCACCGTCGCCGTCGCCGCAGTCGTGTCGGCCTTGGCGATCCTCGCCGTCACGGCCTACGCCCGCCACCGCCACGCGGGCGGGACCACGCGGGTCCCCGCCAACGCCCCGGACGGCCGTGTCCATGCCTGAGGACACCGCCGTACTGGAGGGCCCAGGCGGCATCATGGTCGACATGGAAACGGTCGACAACGGCCAGGCTGAGACCGTCGAGCGCGTGCTCAGGCTCGTCGGGGTCACCCTCGATGACCTCGCCACCGAGTGGGAGGAGCTCGCCCGCACCGTGATCCCCCAGCCGGGCGCGCTGCGGACCGACTCCATCCTCCAACTCGTGCATGACTTCGCCTCCGCCCCCGGCAAGCTCCTGCGCCCCCGCATGGTGCACTGGGGTTGGGTGGCCGCCGGCGGCGCGGGGACAGGGGGTGGCATCGACTCCGTGGTGCGGATCGGCGCAGCCCTGGAGCTCCTCCACTGCTTCGCCCTCGTCCACGACGACGTCATGGACGCATCGGCCACCCGCCGCGGGCGCCCCTCCGTGCACGCACTGGCCGCGGCCGATCATCGCGCCCACTCTGGGCTCGGTGAGGCTGACAGGTACGGGGAGAACATCGCCATCCTGGTCGGCGACCTCCTCCACAGCGAGGCCGACCTCCTGGTCGGCGGCCTCCCCCAGCCCCTGCGAGCAGCCTGGCGCACCATGACCATCGAACTCATGATCGGTCAGGGCCGTGACCTCGTGGGGGCTGCGAACGGCCGCCGCGATCTGCGGCACGCGGTGGAGGTCGCCCATGCCAAGTCCGGCGCATACACGGTGGGCCGGCCGCTGCAGCTCGGCGCCCTGGCCGCCGGCGGCGGCCCCGAACTGGCCGCCCTCCTGGCGGAATACGGCCGCCACGCGGGGCAGGCGTTCGCCCTGCGCGACGACATCCTCGGTGTCGTCGGCGACCCGGCCCACACGGGCAAGCCCGTCGGTGACGACCTCGTCGCGGGGAAGCCGACGGTGCTCCTCGTCCTCGCCGAGCAGCGGTTCGACCCGCAGTGGCGGCGGCGGCTGCACCACATCGGCCGAGAAGGGGTCTCACGTGACGAGGTCGACGCCCTCTGCGCGGAGCTCATCCGCTCCGGGGTGATCGAGGAGGCCGAGCAGATGATCGAGGCGTCAGTGGACGCGGCGGCCCGCACCCTCGAGTCGCCGCTCGTCGACGACCTGGCTGCCGCCGGGCTGCGCAGGTGGGCGTCGCTGATGGCCTGGAGGAACGCATGAGCGCGGTGGTCGTCGTTGGCGCCGGCCTGTCGGGCCTGAGCGCCGCCTGCCACCTCGTGGCCGACGGCCACGACGTGACCATCGTCGAACGCGAGTCGTTCCCCGGCGGACGCAACGGCATCCTGCGACGCGACGGCTTCACCTTCGACACGGGTCCGGTGGTGTTCACCATGCCCGAGCTGCTGGCCGCCCCGCTGGGCCGGCTCGGCGCGACGCTCGATCCGCTGCGTCTGACGCGGCTCGATCCCGCCTACAGGGGCCACTTCGCCGACGGCTCAACGCTCGACGTGCGGGGGTCGGTGCCCGCGATCCGGCAGGAGATCAGCGAGCGGTGTTCGCCCGCCGACGCGGCGGCCTTCGACGATTTCGTGGACTGGCTGCAGCGTCTCAACGACGTCGAACTGCCGAACTTCATCGCGCGCAACTTCTCCTCGCCGCTCGATCTGGTGACCCGCCCGGCCGCTGCCGCCCGTCTGCTCAGGCTCGGCGGCTTCGGCCGCCTCGGCCCGAGCATCCGGCGCCGCTTCGCCGACGAGCGGCTCGTGCGGCTCTTCACCTTCCAAGCCATGTACGCCGGGCTCGCACCCGACGACGCGCTGGCCCTATACGCGGTGATCACGTACATGGACTCCATCTCGGGCGTCTGGTTCCCCGCCGAGGGCATGCACGCGGTCCCACGGCTGCTGGCCGACACCCTGGAGGCCGCCGGAGCCCGCATCCTCTACGACACGACCGTCGACGCCGTCCTCACCGACGCCCGGGGCCGGGCCGCCGGGGTCAGCGCCGGGACCGGGAAGATCCGCGCCGACGCCGTGGTGCTGACGGTGGATCTTCCGACCGCCTACGAGACCCTGCTGCCCGACCTGCGACCGCCGCGGGCCGCGCGCAACGGCACCTACTCGCCGTCAGCGGTGGTGTGGCACCTCGGTGTCCGCGGCCTCCCCGCCGAGGGGACGGCGCATCACAACATCCACTTCGGCCGCGCCTGGCGGGGCGCCTTCGACGAACTGATCGGCGAGGGCAGGCTCATGAGCGACCCGTCGCGACTCGTCACGGTCCCGACGGTGACGGCCCCCGACATGGCGCCGTCGGGCCACAGCGTGCTGTACGTCCTCGAACCCGTCCCGAACCTCCACGGCGGACAGGACTGGGACGTCGAGGGGCCGCGGCTCCGCGACGACCTCCTCGGGTTCCTACAACGCCACGGCTATCCGACCGATGTGGTGACGGAGGAGTTCGTCACGCCGGCGCAGTGGCAGGCCAGGGGCATGGCGGCGGGAACCCCCTTCAGCCTGGCGCACTCCTTCCTGCAGACCGGGCCCTTCCGCCCCTCCAACGTGGAGCGACGCCGCCCCGGTGTGTTCCTGGCCGGCACCGGCACGACGCCCGGCGTCGGGATCCCGATGGTGCTCATCAGCGGCGACCTGGCTGCCCGCCGCGTGCGCCACTACCTGGGGGTCCCCGCATGAGTGCCGTCCTAGAGCGGGGCTACGCGGAGTGTGCCCGGCTGACCAGGGCGTACGGGACCACCTACTACTGGGGGCGCTGCTGCTGCCGCGCGCCCGGCGCCGTCACGTCCACGCCGTGTACGCGCTGTGCCGCCTTGCAGACGACATCGTCGATGCGCCGGGCGCGACTCTGGGCGACACCTCCGCGACGCGGGCAGGGTTGGCCGACTTCCGGGGGAGGTTCGCGGCCGCCCTGGCGGGAGAGACCCATCCCGGGGAGGAGGTCCTCGCCGCTGTCGCACACACGGTCGAGACCTGCGGGATCGACCACGAGTGCTTCGACAGGTTCTTCGACGCGATGGCCATGGACCTCGACACGTCCAGCTACGAGACGTTCGACGACCTGTGCGGCTACATGGAGGGTTCAGCCGCGGTGATCGGCGAGATGATGCTGCCTGTCCTCGAGCCCCTTACGCCGGCGGCGTTCGGGCCGGCGCGGTCGCTCGGCCTCGCCTTCCAGTTGACGAACTTCCTGCGCGACGTCGGCGAGGATCTGGACCGGGGCAGGGTTTACATCCCGCAGGAGGATCTGCGCCGCTTCGGTGTCGACATTGGGTCCCGCACCGTCGACGACGCCTGGCGTGACCTGATGCGCTTCGAGATCGCCCGCAACCGTGCGCTCTACCGGGAGGCCGAACCGGGCATCGCGATGCTGCCGCCGGCGTCGGCCCGCTGCGTCGGCACAGCACACCAGCTCTACTCGGCCATCCTCGGCCGCATCGAGGCGCGCGACTTCGACGTCTTCACGGGACGGGCGCGGGTGCCGCTGTGGAGGAAGGCGACCACGGCACTCCAGGCAGGATGGTGACATGGACAGGTTCCACTACATGCTGCTGATGGCGGGCTGCCTCCTCGTGACGCTGCCGCTGGAGTTCTGGCTCGCCGCCCGCGTCTACAGACGCCCCCGCCGGCTGCTGCTGGCTGTGGTTCCGGTGGCGCTCGCCTTCATCGTGTGGGACCTGCTGGCAATCCGGCGCGCCCACTGGGACTTCTCCCCCGACTACACCACCGGCGTCGTCCTGCCCGGAGGCATCCCCCTGGAGGAGATCGTTTTCTTCCTCGTCATTCCTGTCTGTGGACTGCTCACCTATGAAGCGGTTGGCACCGTGCTGCAGTGGCTGCGTGGACGGATGGGGCGCGGCGATGCCTGAGTACACCGTCGCCACCCTGGCCGCCATGGTTGTCGTGGTGCTGGCCGAACTCCTCTGGGCGCGCACCGGGATCTTCACCTCGCTGCAGTACTGGCTGGCTCTCGGCATCATGTTCTCCTTCCAGGTTCTGGTCGACGGCTGGCTGACGAAGCTCTCCGCGCCGATCGTCACCTACCATCCGGAGCAGATGTCAGGGATCCGGTTCCCGTGGGACATTCCCATCGAGGACTTCGGCTTCGGCTTCGCCCTCATCACCGCCTGCCTGATCGTGTGGCTGCGCCTCGGCCGCCGGGAGAAGGAGCACACATCATGAAGCAATGGCGGCCGGGACGAGACAGGCGAGCTGT
The DNA window shown above is from Tessaracoccus defluvii and carries:
- a CDS encoding APC family permease, which encodes MLQSAGLLFFAFAGYARIATLGEEVRDPQRTIPRAIGISLGLALVVYSTVAVVALAVLGPERLAGAPAPLADVATAGGWAWAAPVVRVGAALAALGSLLALIAGVGRTSLAMARNDDLPRPLAAVHPRFQVPHRAEVALAVVVCGLILVADLRDAIGFSSFGVLLYYLVANVAAFTQTPEHRRYPRVLQVVGAVGCVILVATLPLPSIVGGVVVLAIGVAYRAARLLALKRR
- a CDS encoding DUF488 domain-containing protein, with product MTTVFTIGHSTRTIGEFVELLHAQGVRQLVDIRTIPRSRHNPQFGQDQLPGSLAEASIRYSYLAKLGGLRSSRQDSLNAGWRNASFRSYADYMQTDGFAAGVDELVALAEKAPTAIMCAEAVPWRCHRSLVGDALLVRGLEVLDIIGPGPPRLEHLTSFAVVSGLTITYPGEATDA
- a CDS encoding cytochrome P450 is translated as MTGESTQRRAVRAGEPDTPRVEPGEAVWRIRSLSVARQVLRARHATTQAGFTAEAIPRGFLRHHPILVSDGPLHDEQRAKVARFFAPAVVGDRYADQMADCADRLLADAVRQGTCRLEELALLFSVEVTAQVVGLTHSSVPRMARRLVSFLNQPPVDVTRPDFGRTRVMWARAAWDALIPIGRFYLADVRPAIRERRRRRREDVISHLLDQGYTDTDILVECVTYGTAGMVTTREFIVMCTWHLLQNAPLAERYLVAGQKERFAILNEIARLEPVVGHLYRRAGEPIEVAEDGQRWTIPEGSLVDLCIRQTNADEESVGPQPLQLRPGRPMESGVNAAALTFGDGAHRCPGQPLALWETDALLSRLLSLRPEVAQAPTLTWVQLIEGYQLRGLQLSFPAGSRVDEVGSGGTGIA
- a CDS encoding MerR family transcriptional regulator, giving the protein MLTIGQAARITGVPTHTLRAWERRYGAFKPMRTPGGYRTYGDDTLVRIRTMRDLVAGGMSPSDAAGVVSAPGPSTPPAAPDATQQLIEAAGRLDASAASRIVTAQFDSRSFESMADDWLLPAMVRIGSAWADGQISEAGEHLVANIVMRRLATAFDAVGANPALPPVIVGAPSGVDHELGLLAFAVALRRAGVATLYLGADVPTGAWSEAVAASGAVLNVAAVPRRADLRRMTVLAEQLRADHPQVPLAVGGRFQDLAPPWCLRLGHKVAPAAREVAKRLGEP
- a CDS encoding tryptophan-rich sensory protein, with translation MGLIAFVIWQWFHPGSERATRITWLTAASMILNAIWLGVTQVGWLWPSVVVILTLAVVLGLLLRCLGESRPTSTLEAVVVDGTFGVYLGWVAVASVANVTAVLVASGVDPGEGVATVLAVVVLAVAVALGAVFALALAARWTVAAAMAWALAWIAVGRLTSGPASVTVAVAAVVSALAILAVTAYARHRHAGGTTRVPANAPDGRVHA
- a CDS encoding polyprenyl synthetase family protein, coding for MPEDTAVLEGPGGIMVDMETVDNGQAETVERVLRLVGVTLDDLATEWEELARTVIPQPGALRTDSILQLVHDFASAPGKLLRPRMVHWGWVAAGGAGTGGGIDSVVRIGAALELLHCFALVHDDVMDASATRRGRPSVHALAAADHRAHSGLGEADRYGENIAILVGDLLHSEADLLVGGLPQPLRAAWRTMTIELMIGQGRDLVGAANGRRDLRHAVEVAHAKSGAYTVGRPLQLGALAAGGGPELAALLAEYGRHAGQAFALRDDILGVVGDPAHTGKPVGDDLVAGKPTVLLVLAEQRFDPQWRRRLHHIGREGVSRDEVDALCAELIRSGVIEEAEQMIEASVDAAARTLESPLVDDLAAAGLRRWASLMAWRNA
- the crtI gene encoding phytoene desaturase family protein, with the protein product MSAVVVVGAGLSGLSAACHLVADGHDVTIVERESFPGGRNGILRRDGFTFDTGPVVFTMPELLAAPLGRLGATLDPLRLTRLDPAYRGHFADGSTLDVRGSVPAIRQEISERCSPADAAAFDDFVDWLQRLNDVELPNFIARNFSSPLDLVTRPAAAARLLRLGGFGRLGPSIRRRFADERLVRLFTFQAMYAGLAPDDALALYAVITYMDSISGVWFPAEGMHAVPRLLADTLEAAGARILYDTTVDAVLTDARGRAAGVSAGTGKIRADAVVLTVDLPTAYETLLPDLRPPRAARNGTYSPSAVVWHLGVRGLPAEGTAHHNIHFGRAWRGAFDELIGEGRLMSDPSRLVTVPTVTAPDMAPSGHSVLYVLEPVPNLHGGQDWDVEGPRLRDDLLGFLQRHGYPTDVVTEEFVTPAQWQARGMAAGTPFSLAHSFLQTGPFRPSNVERRRPGVFLAGTGTTPGVGIPMVLISGDLAARRVRHYLGVPA
- a CDS encoding phytoene/squalene synthase family protein; amino-acid sequence: MCPADQGVRDHLLLGALLLPRARRRHVHAVYALCRLADDIVDAPGATLGDTSATRAGLADFRGRFAAALAGETHPGEEVLAAVAHTVETCGIDHECFDRFFDAMAMDLDTSSYETFDDLCGYMEGSAAVIGEMMLPVLEPLTPAAFGPARSLGLAFQLTNFLRDVGEDLDRGRVYIPQEDLRRFGVDIGSRTVDDAWRDLMRFEIARNRALYREAEPGIAMLPPASARCVGTAHQLYSAILGRIEARDFDVFTGRARVPLWRKATTALQAGW
- a CDS encoding lycopene cyclase domain-containing protein, coding for MDRFHYMLLMAGCLLVTLPLEFWLAARVYRRPRRLLLAVVPVALAFIVWDLLAIRRAHWDFSPDYTTGVVLPGGIPLEEIVFFLVIPVCGLLTYEAVGTVLQWLRGRMGRGDA
- a CDS encoding lycopene cyclase domain-containing protein, which translates into the protein MPEYTVATLAAMVVVVLAELLWARTGIFTSLQYWLALGIMFSFQVLVDGWLTKLSAPIVTYHPEQMSGIRFPWDIPIEDFGFGFALITACLIVWLRLGRREKEHTS